A genomic region of Veillonellales bacterium contains the following coding sequences:
- a CDS encoding ABC transporter substrate-binding protein — translation MSKRNWCIVLIAIVMLVFLAGCSTSSSGTSDGKEKNELRVALSANPPTLDLHRTTASVSQQIAFHMFESLVTLDKDYKVVPMLAEKIEISPDEKTITFPLRKDVTFHNGKVLNAEDVVASINRWRKFSSAGRSTLSQAMVSAKDEHTAVITLPQPSSAVLPALANTSQGCVIMPKEVIEEAGDNNVTQYVGTGPFQFGEWKQDQYIHLKKFANYKPLPGEPNGMAGKHEALVDDLYFIPVADAATRVAGIQSGEYDVADDIPYDNYDILKNDSNLVLTVAKPFCENIIIFNTKSEVFSNVKVRQAVNAALDLDAIMKAATGNPDFYEIDPGLMFKEQAWYVDIGKDKYNQKNLALAKKLLDEAGYNGQPVKLQVTRDYEYLYKSAVVVKDQLEKIGMKVDLEVYDWPTLLSKRKDEKAWDMSMTFLTIFVEPTQTLYLDSRFNWGGWYHNPEMDKLLDEIRATNDFDKAKKIFEQVQSLSLDDAPIAKLGNMHGLIAQRKYVKGFHFFKILSLTNVSVK, via the coding sequence ATGAGTAAGCGAAATTGGTGCATCGTACTGATTGCCATCGTTATGCTGGTATTCTTGGCTGGTTGCTCAACGTCATCGTCGGGAACGTCAGATGGTAAAGAAAAAAATGAATTAAGGGTTGCTCTATCGGCTAATCCCCCTACACTTGATCTGCATAGGACAACAGCGTCAGTTAGTCAGCAGATTGCATTTCATATGTTCGAATCGCTGGTAACATTGGATAAGGACTATAAAGTAGTGCCTATGCTAGCCGAAAAGATTGAGATAAGCCCGGACGAAAAAACGATTACCTTTCCTTTGCGCAAGGATGTTACCTTTCATAATGGAAAAGTTTTGAATGCAGAGGATGTTGTTGCGTCGATTAATCGGTGGAGAAAATTTTCGTCCGCAGGTCGCTCAACTTTGAGCCAAGCAATGGTAAGCGCTAAAGACGAACATACTGCTGTAATTACGCTTCCTCAGCCATCAAGTGCGGTTTTGCCGGCTTTAGCTAATACATCACAGGGATGTGTTATTATGCCGAAGGAAGTTATTGAGGAAGCTGGTGACAATAATGTCACACAATATGTGGGAACAGGACCGTTTCAGTTTGGCGAATGGAAACAGGATCAATATATTCATTTGAAAAAATTTGCTAATTATAAACCATTACCGGGCGAACCTAACGGTATGGCGGGGAAACATGAGGCATTGGTTGATGATTTGTATTTTATTCCCGTGGCGGATGCGGCAACCAGAGTTGCTGGCATTCAGTCGGGTGAATATGACGTTGCCGATGATATTCCGTATGATAACTACGATATCTTAAAAAATGATTCGAATCTTGTCTTAACAGTTGCCAAGCCTTTTTGTGAAAATATTATTATATTTAATACAAAAAGTGAGGTTTTTTCTAATGTAAAGGTACGTCAGGCAGTAAATGCCGCACTTGATCTAGATGCGATTATGAAAGCCGCGACTGGTAATCCGGATTTTTACGAAATTGATCCTGGGCTTATGTTCAAGGAACAGGCTTGGTATGTGGATATTGGTAAGGATAAATACAACCAAAAGAATTTGGCTCTGGCAAAAAAACTTCTCGACGAAGCTGGCTATAATGGGCAGCCAGTGAAACTTCAGGTGACGCGTGACTATGAATATTTATATAAAAGTGCTGTCGTAGTTAAAGATCAACTGGAGAAGATTGGGATGAAAGTCGATCTAGAAGTATATGATTGGCCAACATTGCTAAGCAAACGCAAAGATGAGAAAGCATGGGATATGAGTATGACTTTTCTTACAATTTTTGTCGAACCGACTCAAACCTTATATTTGGATTCAAGGTTTAATTGGGGAGGCTGGTATCATAATCCGGAAATGGACAAGCTTCTTGATGAAATCCGTGCAACCAATGATTTTGATAAAGCAAAGAAAATCTTCGAGCAAGTTCAGAGTCTTAGTTTGGATGATGCACCTATTGCTAAGCTTGGAAATATGCATGGATTAATTGCTCAACGTAAGTACGTAAAGGGATTTCATTTTTTCAAAATACTTTCTTTGACTAATGTTTCTGTTAAATAG
- a CDS encoding ABC transporter ATP-binding protein, with protein sequence MGNAIPLLRVNNLRTKFFTEEGPLTAIDGVTFDVNEGETVGLVGESGCGKSVTALSILRLFKAHSGTQLEGEIYFRQKNLLTMSLAQIQKIRGNQISMIFQDPMTSLNPLYTIGNQIVESITLHQNVNKKAAMEIAVNMLELVGIPSPQKRIKEYSHQLSGGMRQRVMIAMALACHPKLLIADEPTTALDVTIQAQILDLMMELQQQLNMGIILITHDLGVVAEVCTRVMVMYLGQIVEECSVEKLFATPCHPYTVGLIQSNPTLDGNRGKPLHVINGVVPSLYHIPDGCRFAPRCPHADKQCWEQPPEMEVICAGHKVRCWHREKQNGDETFCRLVT encoded by the coding sequence GTGGGAAATGCGATTCCATTGCTGCGTGTAAACAATTTAAGAACCAAGTTTTTTACTGAAGAAGGACCATTGACGGCTATTGACGGAGTTACATTTGACGTAAATGAGGGAGAGACAGTAGGTTTGGTAGGGGAATCAGGTTGTGGTAAGAGTGTTACAGCGCTGTCAATTTTGCGTCTGTTTAAGGCGCATAGCGGGACACAACTGGAGGGAGAAATTTACTTTAGACAAAAAAATTTGCTGACGATGTCGCTTGCTCAAATTCAAAAAATTCGTGGAAACCAGATTTCGATGATTTTCCAGGATCCGATGACATCATTGAATCCCCTGTATACAATTGGCAATCAAATTGTTGAATCCATTACCTTACATCAAAATGTCAATAAAAAAGCAGCTATGGAGATAGCGGTCAATATGTTGGAATTGGTAGGAATCCCTTCTCCGCAAAAACGAATTAAGGAATATTCACATCAGCTTTCTGGCGGAATGCGTCAACGCGTTATGATTGCAATGGCATTAGCATGTCATCCCAAATTACTGATTGCCGATGAGCCCACAACCGCTCTTGATGTGACGATACAGGCACAAATTCTCGATTTGATGATGGAACTGCAGCAGCAGCTGAATATGGGTATTATTTTAATCACGCATGATTTGGGGGTTGTTGCTGAAGTATGTACCCGGGTGATGGTCATGTACTTAGGTCAGATTGTCGAAGAATGTTCGGTGGAGAAGTTGTTTGCGACACCTTGTCATCCCTATACGGTTGGATTGATTCAATCCAATCCGACGCTTGATGGCAATCGAGGAAAACCACTGCATGTGATCAACGGAGTGGTTCCTTCCCTATACCATATCCCCGATGGATGCCGTTTTGCGCCGCGTTGTCCTCATGCCGATAAGCAATGTTGGGAACAGCCTCCTGAAATGGAAGTTATTTGTGCGGGACACAAGGTCAGGTGCTGGCATCGGGAAAAACAGAATGGAGATGAAACATTTTGCCGTTTAGTGACTTAA
- a CDS encoding ABC transporter permease yields MAQYIFRRVISLIPILIVVAVVDFIIIHLTPGDPAAVMLGSEATETDLANLREQLGLNLPIYIQFGKWILGVLQGDLGRSIFINMPVTQAIWQHLGPTISLTLLAEIIAVLFAIPLGVMAATHRGTWSDQSFMMIALLGISIPSFWLGLNFILLFAVKLNWLPAAGYQPLSNGLVNHLKYLILPAISLGIMQGALIARMTRSSMLEVLNENYILTAEAKGLSQRVVIYKHALKNAFIPILTVIGLTFATLIGGAVVTETVFNIPGIGKLIVNSVLRRDYVVIQGTVLMIAVAYVLINLFVDILYAYIDPRVRYDGKA; encoded by the coding sequence ATGGCACAATATATTTTTCGGCGAGTTATTTCATTGATTCCCATACTAATTGTCGTTGCAGTGGTAGACTTTATTATTATTCACCTTACCCCCGGAGATCCTGCAGCCGTAATGCTTGGTTCAGAGGCTACGGAGACGGATTTGGCCAATTTGCGTGAGCAGCTTGGCCTGAATCTCCCTATCTATATTCAGTTCGGCAAATGGATTTTAGGAGTATTGCAGGGGGATTTAGGACGGTCAATTTTTATAAATATGCCTGTTACGCAGGCAATATGGCAGCACTTGGGGCCTACCATTTCATTAACTTTATTGGCAGAGATCATTGCCGTATTATTTGCCATTCCGTTGGGTGTAATGGCAGCGACACATCGGGGGACATGGAGCGATCAGTCATTTATGATGATTGCACTGCTCGGTATTTCAATCCCTAGTTTTTGGCTGGGACTGAATTTTATCTTGCTGTTTGCCGTTAAACTAAATTGGCTCCCGGCTGCTGGGTATCAACCATTGTCAAATGGACTGGTGAATCATCTAAAATATTTGATTTTACCAGCTATTTCTCTGGGAATCATGCAGGGCGCACTGATCGCTCGAATGACTCGTTCGTCTATGCTTGAGGTGCTGAATGAAAATTATATTTTGACGGCTGAAGCCAAAGGATTAAGTCAAAGAGTTGTTATTTACAAACATGCTTTAAAGAATGCATTTATCCCAATATTAACGGTAATTGGACTGACATTTGCCACACTGATCGGTGGTGCGGTAGTTACTGAGACCGTCTTTAACATTCCCGGTATTGGAAAACTAATCGTCAATTCGGTTTTGAGACGGGATTATGTAGTTATACAAGGAACGGTTTTGATGATTGCGGTTGCCTATGTATTGATTAATTTATTTGTAGATATTTTGTACGCTTATATTGATCCACGGGTTCGATATGACGGCAAAGCATGA
- a CDS encoding ABC transporter permease, with the protein MGTVLQKKLLLRRILSNRLAVTGSVLISIVILMALFAPLIATYSPLEMQVLDRLKPPSVAHWFGTDEFGRDIFSRVVYGSQISMEVGFSVVVITSTVGLIIGLYSAYYRRLDNFIMRINDGLMAFPAILLAIAIMAALGPTIKNIIISISVVHIPTVARSVRATALVVREQTYIEAIRAIGGKPTRIIWRHIAPNCLSPLIIQATFIFAYAVIIEASLSFLGAGTPPPQPSWGNILNDGRTLIRQAWWIMIFPGLAIAMTVFGLNLIGDGLRDLLDPHTNKAKG; encoded by the coding sequence ATGGGTACTGTATTACAAAAGAAGTTGCTATTACGGCGTATATTATCGAATCGGCTAGCAGTAACAGGAAGTGTGCTGATATCGATTGTGATTTTAATGGCTCTTTTTGCGCCGTTAATTGCCACTTATAGTCCTCTTGAAATGCAGGTTTTGGATCGGTTAAAACCGCCTAGCGTAGCTCATTGGTTTGGGACCGATGAATTCGGACGGGATATTTTTAGCCGAGTTGTGTATGGTAGTCAAATATCCATGGAAGTTGGGTTTTCTGTAGTTGTAATTACATCGACGGTCGGTTTGATTATCGGTCTTTATTCCGCTTACTACCGACGGTTAGATAATTTTATTATGCGCATTAATGACGGGTTAATGGCATTTCCGGCTATTTTATTGGCTATCGCCATTATGGCTGCTTTAGGGCCGACGATCAAAAACATTATTATCTCTATCAGTGTGGTACATATTCCTACGGTTGCTCGGTCAGTAAGGGCGACCGCCCTTGTAGTACGGGAACAGACATATATTGAAGCGATACGGGCTATCGGAGGAAAACCGACAAGAATTATCTGGCGGCATATAGCACCAAACTGTTTGTCGCCTTTGATTATTCAGGCAACTTTTATTTTTGCATATGCAGTGATTATTGAAGCATCCTTGAGTTTTCTGGGAGCTGGCACGCCTCCCCCCCAGCCGAGTTGGGGAAATATTTTAAACGATGGGAGAACCTTGATAAGGCAGGCATGGTGGATCATGATATTCCCTGGACTCGCAATTGCGATGACAGTATTCGGGTTAAATCTGATCGGCGATGGATTGCGGGATCTTTTGGATCCGCATACCAATAAAGCCAAAGGATAG
- a CDS encoding mandelate racemase/muconate lactonizing enzyme family protein — protein sequence MKITQVEVFHVHLRKNSGQRPILVRIGTDQGIFGVGEAGMAYGIGGSAAVGMIKDLSQMLLGLDPFNTEFIWEKFFKKTFWGQGGGTVIFSGMSALDMALWDIKGKVMGLPLYKLLGGKCRNDLRVYASQIQFGWGSERKPKGLKEEYAEEALKAVEDGYDAIKVDVLALNRNGTTDNVYLEGPLANSVIQLGVERVKAIREAVGPDVDIIIENHANTDMVSAVQFAKAIEEYNIFFYEEINTPLNSKLLQKAKEKINIPIASGERIYTRWGYLPFFADRSIDIIQPDIGSCGGFSEFKKIADIAHAYEVTVQAHVAGTGVAEAAALHAETAIPNFCIHEHHQKSLLPEYAELCVYNYQPVRGRYTVPELPGIGQDITEIVYKDSDRILIK from the coding sequence ATGAAAATTACTCAAGTGGAAGTATTTCATGTACATCTACGTAAAAACTCAGGGCAACGCCCTATTTTAGTGAGAATTGGTACAGATCAAGGAATTTTTGGTGTTGGGGAAGCAGGTATGGCTTATGGTATAGGTGGAAGCGCCGCTGTTGGAATGATCAAAGACCTTTCCCAGATGCTTTTAGGATTGGATCCATTTAATACGGAATTTATATGGGAGAAGTTCTTTAAAAAAACCTTTTGGGGGCAGGGCGGAGGAACTGTCATTTTTTCCGGAATGAGTGCACTTGATATGGCGCTTTGGGACATTAAAGGAAAGGTGATGGGATTGCCGTTATATAAACTTTTAGGTGGAAAGTGCAGGAATGATCTTAGAGTATATGCTTCGCAAATTCAGTTTGGATGGGGCTCAGAGAGGAAGCCGAAAGGGCTAAAAGAAGAATACGCAGAGGAAGCCCTGAAGGCTGTTGAGGATGGCTATGATGCCATAAAAGTAGATGTATTGGCGCTTAATCGCAACGGCACTACGGATAATGTATATCTGGAAGGACCTTTAGCCAATTCTGTAATTCAACTAGGTGTAGAACGCGTAAAAGCAATCCGCGAAGCTGTTGGCCCAGACGTAGATATCATTATTGAGAATCATGCGAATACGGATATGGTTAGTGCAGTTCAGTTTGCAAAAGCAATTGAAGAATACAATATTTTCTTTTATGAAGAGATTAATACACCGTTGAATTCTAAATTACTGCAAAAGGCCAAAGAAAAGATTAATATTCCTATTGCTTCGGGTGAAAGAATATACACCCGCTGGGGATATTTACCTTTCTTTGCGGATCGTTCTATTGATATAATTCAGCCAGATATTGGCTCATGTGGTGGTTTTTCTGAGTTTAAAAAGATTGCAGACATTGCGCATGCATATGAGGTTACAGTACAAGCACATGTGGCAGGAACGGGTGTAGCAGAAGCGGCAGCCTTGCATGCTGAAACAGCAATTCCTAATTTCTGCATTCATGAACATCATCAAAAAAGTTTGTTGCCGGAGTATGCTGAACTATGCGTTTATAATTACCAGCCAGTAAGAGGACGCTATACCGTTCCAGAACTTCCTGGTATAGGGCAGGATATTACCGAAATAGTGTATAAGGATTCAGATAGAATCTTGATTAAGTAA
- a CDS encoding dipeptide ABC transporter ATP-binding protein gives MPFSDLKIVEPLVKVNKLVKYFPARGTYFQPSAMVRAVNEISFSLREGETYGLVGESGCGKSTTGRMILRLIEPTSGEVFYQGRDILKLDEPELQKIRKQVQIVFQDPFSALNPRIRIGDAIREPLNIYNIGSPQDRKGHVCEILSKVGLQIDHYDRYPHEFSGGQRQRIVLARALSVQPKFVVLDEPVSALDVSTQSQIINLLRKIQDGLQLTYLFISHNLSVIRHISDRIGVMYLGHILEEADTDSLFSEPQHPYTQALLSAIPHSNPTRKRSRIVLNGDVPSPLNMPSGCVFHTRCPIANEKCKEIPPALREIGTKHKVACHLHV, from the coding sequence TTGCCGTTTAGTGACTTAAAAATAGTAGAGCCGTTGGTTAAAGTCAATAAATTGGTCAAATATTTTCCCGCTAGGGGGACATATTTTCAACCTTCTGCCATGGTAAGGGCGGTTAACGAGATTTCTTTTTCGCTGCGGGAAGGAGAAACGTATGGACTTGTCGGGGAATCCGGTTGTGGCAAAAGCACAACTGGTCGGATGATATTGCGGTTGATTGAACCAACATCCGGTGAAGTATTTTACCAAGGTAGAGATATTCTGAAATTAGATGAGCCTGAATTGCAAAAAATTCGTAAACAAGTACAGATCGTGTTTCAGGATCCTTTTTCCGCATTGAATCCTCGGATTAGGATTGGTGACGCTATCCGGGAGCCGTTGAATATTTACAATATCGGCAGTCCACAAGACCGTAAAGGCCATGTATGCGAAATTTTGAGTAAAGTTGGTTTGCAAATAGATCATTATGACCGATATCCGCATGAATTCTCTGGCGGGCAGCGACAGCGAATCGTTCTAGCCCGGGCGCTTTCCGTTCAGCCAAAGTTTGTCGTTTTAGATGAGCCGGTATCAGCATTGGATGTTTCCACGCAGTCGCAAATTATTAATTTGTTGAGAAAAATCCAGGACGGATTACAATTGACGTATTTATTTATTTCACATAACCTAAGTGTTATCCGCCATATTTCAGATCGAATCGGTGTCATGTACCTAGGGCACATATTGGAAGAGGCTGATACGGATTCGCTGTTCAGTGAGCCACAGCATCCATATACCCAGGCATTGTTGTCGGCTATTCCTCATTCCAATCCGACACGGAAACGAAGCCGGATTGTGCTAAACGGGGATGTGCCTTCGCCTTTAAATATGCCGTCCGGATGTGTTTTTCACACAAGATGTCCGATTGCAAATGAAAAATGCAAGGAAATTCCGCCTGCTTTGCGGGAGATTGGTACAAAGCACAAGGTTGCCTGTCACTTGCATGTTTAG